GTCTGGCCCTGATCGCCGGTGTGGGCCTGCGCGTCGCGGCGGCCGCCGGTTCCTTGATCATGGTGATGATGTGGGCGGCGGAGTTCCCGCCGGACCGGTTCACCGCCGCTGGTGAGGCGTCGGGCTCGACCAACCCGTTCATGGACTACCACCTGATCTACGCGATCGTCCTGGTGGTGCTGGCGCTCACCTACGCCGGGCACACCTGGGGCCTGGGCCGGCTCTGGGCCCGCCTGCCCTTCGTCCAGAAGAACCGCTGGATGATCTGACCTCCTCCGGGAGCGTGGTCGGGGTCGCCGATGGCGACCCCGACCACGTTTGTCTCCGCGGCCTTCAGTAAACCCAACCCAAACGAGACGCGAGCTACCGCGACGCCCGCGGTGGTCCAGACCGTTGCTCCCGCGGCCTCACCCTCCGCGGTCCCTTAGCTCACCCCGCTCCCGCAGATCGTGGAGACCTAGCGGTCGCTCGACGTCGGAGTTTGGGTTTACTTCCCGCGCGACAGCTTCCGGTGTCTTCCAGCTCGCGGTGTCCGCGCCGCAGCAGCCTCTGATCTTCCCCCAACCCGTGCTTCGGCAGATCTTTCGAGGCGGGACTGCGCGAGTCCACCCGCGGTTCGGCACCGTCGTCGCGGTCTGTGACTGTCGATCAGCTGCAGGCGATGTGAGCCCCGAGATCTTGGTGAGTTGGCGCGTTATTTCGACGCTAACTTGCCAAGATCTGCCTGGAGCGGCTCCTGGGTTGAGCTGAGCGATCGCGGAGGGTGAGGCGGCAACCGCGGGCATAGCGGCAGCTCACATCCACCTTGATCGCGAAACACCCCCAGACAACGACAAACTCCGGAGGTCGAGGCGCGCCATTTCGACGCCCAACTTGCAGATCTGCCGGAGCGGGCTCCCGGGTTGAGCTGGGCGGCCGCGGGGGTGAACAACGGTCTGGACCACAGTGGTTCCTTGGTCGGTGTCAACAAAGGCCCATAGAGCAGATCGTGGTCGCTGCCCCCACGGTGGGCGGCAAACGACCACGATCTCAACGGCAACCGGGGGTTGGGGTGGGCTTGCCCACCGCGGCGGGTGAGGCCGCGGGAGCAACGGTCCGGACCACGACGGGCATCGCGGTAGCCCGGATCCGTTTCGAATTGATTCCTCTGAAGCGGCTACCACCGCGGACATGTCTCTAGCTGGTGGGGTGCGGTGCGAAGAAGCGGACGACGTCGTCGGCCGCGGTGGGGGAGAGCATCATGGCCTGGACCCGGGCGGACATCTCGGCGATCGGGTGGATCCTGGCGAACATCGCCTCCTCGTACGCCTGGATCGCCGAGTCGGGGTCGGCGGGGTTGGCGGCGAGCTCGGCGGCGAGTGTGGCGGCGTCGAGCATGGCTTGGTTGGCGCCCTCGCCGACCGGCGGCATGAGGTGGGCGGCGTCGCCGATGAGGGTGAGGCCCGGTTTGTGGGTCCAGCGTGCCGCGGTGGGCATCGCCTCGATCCGGCGTGGGGCGGGCGGGCCGTCGGCGGCTTCGATGAGTGCCGTGAGGCGGGGGCCCAGCCGTCGAACATGGCCAGCAGGGCGCGCTTGCCGCGGTAGGCGTCCAGGGGACGGTCGTCGGCGGGTAGGGAGATCCCGACGCGGATGCTGCCGTCGCCCTGGCGTTGCGCCGCGAGGATCTGGCTCACGCCGATGCACCAGAGGTTTCCGGGGCCGACGAGCTCGGCGAGCTCGGGGTGGCGGCGGTCGGCGTCGGCGATGCTCAGCTCCACCAAGGTGGCGACGGGGGACAGTGTCGCGTCGGTCAGCAGCGGTCGGACGGCCGAGCGTGCGCCGTCCGCGCCGACGAGGACCTCGCAGTCGGCGCTGCGGCCGCCGTCGAACGTGAGCGCGAAGCCTCCGCTGGGTCGTGGTGTCGCCGCGATGAGCCGGTGGTGCCACGCGACCGTGCCATCGGGGAGCGAGTCGAGCAGAAGGTCGCGCAGTGCCCCGCGGTCGATCTCGGGGCGTCCGGAGAACGAGCCGGGCTCCGGTGTGTGGTGCACGAGGGCGCGGCCGGCCGGGTCGAGGATGCGGTGCTCCTCGCCCTCGGGGCGCGCCTGCGACCGGAAGTGGCCGGTGAGGCCGGCGTCGGCCAGCGCCTTTTGCCCGGACTCGGGATGCAGGTCGAGCATCCCGCCCTGTGACCGCGCGGATCGGCCTTCCTCGCGCTCGTACACGACCGCGTCGATGCCGTGCCGGTGCAGGATCCGGGCCAGCGTCAGGCCGCCGAGGCCGCCGCCGGCGATCGCGATTCGCATCTCTACCATCCTTACCGTACGCTGTATTTCGTGGATACACCGTACGGTAGCGCGCCACTGCCCGTCTGGGAGCGGCCCGAGCCCGCGCCGAGGGCGGCGCCGGTGCCACTGAGCCGCGCGAAGATCGCCGACACGGCGATCCGGATCGCCGACGCGCACGGTCTCGACGGGCTGTCGGTACGCAAGATCGCGAAGGAGCTCGGCGTCGGTCCGATGCGGCTCTACGACTACGTGGTGAACAGGTCCGAGCTGCTCGATCTGATGGTCGACGCCGTGTATGCCCGGATCGCCGAGGCCGGCCAGCACTCAGGGTGGCGCACCACGGTGCTGGCCATCGTCCACCGGACCCGCGAGGTCGCTCTCGACCACGAGTGGTTTGTCGACCTGCTCGGCGGAAGGCCACACCTGGGACCTCACGCGCTCGCCGTGGGCGAGGCGACCGCGGCGGCGCTCAGCCGGGCCCCCGGCGTGCGCGATATCGACGACCTCCAGCGGGCCTTGGGCGTCCTCAACGCGTTCATCGTCGGGGCCCTCCGCAGGGAGGTCACCGAGCGCCGCACCGCCCGCTCGACCGGCACCGACGTGTCCACCTGGCAGGCCGCCCTCGGGCCCTACCTGACCCGCATGCTCGAAACGGGCCGCTATCCCACCGTCGCCCGGCTCGTCGTCGACGGCGCCCACCTCGACGCCGAGGTGACCTTCCACCACAGCCTGACCACCATCCTGGACGGCGTCATCAGCCATCCCCGGACGAAGGCTCCTCGAAGCGGCGGATGAGCTCGCCGACGCTGCGCAGGCTGCCGCGCACCCGCCGGCTCCACTGCTCCTCGCCGAGCAGGATGACCGCCTCGCCGCCCAGAAACGACAGGCCGATCAGGCCCGCGAGGTCGCCGGGTGTGAAGGGGCCGAGCGACCCGAACCGACCCTGCGCCTCGTGCGCCACCTCCTCCAGCACGGTGAACCACGCGTTGAGCAGCGCCACGACCTGCCGCGCCAGCGCCGGGTCGGACCAGCCGGCGGCCATCATCTCCTGCAGCACCCGCA
This genomic stretch from Phytohabitans houttuyneae harbors:
- a CDS encoding FAD-dependent oxidoreductase — encoded protein: MPTAARWTHKPGLTLIGDAAHLMPPVGEGANQAMLDAATLAAELAANPADPDSAIQAYEEAMFARIHPIAEMSARVQAMMLSPTAADDVVRFFAPHPTS
- a CDS encoding TetR/AcrR family transcriptional regulator, coding for MDTPYGSAPLPVWERPEPAPRAAPVPLSRAKIADTAIRIADAHGLDGLSVRKIAKELGVGPMRLYDYVVNRSELLDLMVDAVYARIAEAGQHSGWRTTVLAIVHRTREVALDHEWFVDLLGGRPHLGPHALAVGEATAAALSRAPGVRDIDDLQRALGVLNAFIVGALRREVTERRTARSTGTDVSTWQAALGPYLTRMLETGRYPTVARLVVDGAHLDAEVTFHHSLTTILDGVISHPRTKAPRSGG
- a CDS encoding TetR/AcrR family transcriptional regulator, which produces MAERSGETADRILQAARDALLADGYAALSTRRVADLAGVPLSQIHYHFGGKQGLILALLDRENARLVERQRQMYGTETPLWKRYEQACDFLEDDLASGYVRVLQEMMAAGWSDPALARQVVALLNAWFTVLEEVAHEAQGRFGSLGPFTPGDLAGLIGLSFLGGEAVILLGEEQWSRRVRGSLRSVGELIRRFEEPSSGDG